In Methylocystis echinoides, one genomic interval encodes:
- the hrpB gene encoding ATP-dependent helicase HrpB, which yields MTRPQDALPIDAVLPDIQAALAQSPNLVIVAPPGAGKTTRAPLALLDAPWAQGRKLILLEPRRLAARAAASRMAATLGEGLGETVGLRMRLESRVSAKTRIEVVTEGVFARMILDDPALEGVAAVLFDEYHERSLDADLGLALALDAQSGLRDDLRLVAMSATLDGARVAALMGDARTIVSEGRAFEVETRYLGRDAHERVEDAVTRAILRALREEKGSVLAFLPGQGEILRVAARLAEARLEGVDIAPLYGALDRAEQDRAISPAPPGRLKVVLATSIAETSLTIEGVRIVIDSGLSRVQLYEPDLGLSRLETVRAARASVDQRRGRAGRSEPGVCYRLWDEPQTAALPAFAAPEILAADLSGLALDLAAWGVSDPGQLAWLDPPPAPAWKEAVALDRDLGALDAEGRLTDEGKALRALPLPPRLARMILDAARHGEAERAAELAILLSERGLGGADADLSHRLERMQRDGSKRAREARRLAANWARLAKAALPPPQTPAVGAGGPGRGLSEGALIALAFPDRIAKSRGNKGDFLMANGRAASLPVEDPLSRAPFLAIAELTGRAAQARILAACALDAEEVEKIGAGTIEFRDETVFEAASASLRRRRFRRLGAIRLSEQNLPVEPNEDGARALARGIAQLAISRLPWTKGQAQLRDRVAFLRRAEGAEWPDLSDLALASCAEDWLAPFIMGRGGLADITPGDLDAALAALLPYEMMRRLDAEAPAHFETPAGARHALDYAAPNGPLLSVRVQELYGLAQHPTLARGRAPLTLELLSPAHRPIQTTRDLPSFWAGSWRDVKKEMKGRYPRHLWPDDPAQAAPTTRAKQRPA from the coding sequence TTGACACGCCCGCAAGACGCTCTGCCGATCGACGCCGTATTGCCCGACATACAGGCGGCGCTCGCTCAATCTCCCAATCTGGTGATCGTTGCGCCGCCGGGCGCCGGCAAGACGACCCGGGCGCCGCTCGCTTTGCTCGACGCCCCCTGGGCGCAGGGCCGCAAACTCATTCTGCTCGAGCCTCGCCGTCTCGCCGCCCGCGCGGCAGCGAGCCGCATGGCGGCGACGCTCGGCGAGGGGCTCGGCGAGACCGTCGGCCTGCGCATGCGGCTGGAATCGCGGGTCTCCGCCAAGACGAGGATCGAAGTCGTCACCGAAGGCGTCTTCGCCCGCATGATCCTCGACGACCCGGCGCTCGAGGGCGTCGCGGCCGTTCTCTTCGACGAATACCACGAGCGCTCGCTCGACGCCGACCTCGGGCTCGCGCTGGCCCTCGACGCCCAGTCGGGCCTGCGCGACGATCTGCGCCTCGTCGCCATGTCGGCGACGCTCGACGGCGCGCGGGTGGCGGCGCTGATGGGAGACGCGCGGACGATCGTCAGCGAGGGCCGCGCCTTCGAGGTGGAGACGCGCTATCTCGGCCGCGACGCCCATGAACGCGTCGAGGACGCCGTGACGCGCGCCATCCTTCGGGCGCTGCGCGAGGAAAAGGGCTCGGTTCTGGCCTTTCTGCCGGGGCAGGGGGAAATCCTGCGCGTCGCCGCGCGCCTCGCCGAGGCGCGGCTCGAGGGCGTCGACATCGCGCCGCTTTACGGCGCCCTCGATCGCGCCGAACAGGACCGCGCCATTTCTCCCGCGCCGCCGGGGCGCCTCAAGGTGGTGCTCGCGACGTCGATCGCCGAGACGTCGCTGACCATTGAAGGCGTGCGCATCGTGATCGATTCAGGCCTGTCGCGCGTCCAGCTCTACGAGCCGGACCTCGGCCTCTCACGGCTGGAGACGGTCCGCGCCGCCCGCGCCAGCGTCGATCAGCGGCGCGGCCGCGCCGGGCGCAGCGAGCCCGGCGTGTGCTATCGCCTGTGGGACGAGCCCCAAACCGCGGCGCTCCCCGCCTTCGCCGCGCCCGAAATCCTCGCCGCCGATCTCTCGGGTCTGGCGCTTGATCTCGCGGCCTGGGGGGTGAGCGATCCGGGCCAGCTCGCATGGCTCGACCCACCGCCGGCGCCGGCGTGGAAAGAGGCCGTCGCGCTCGACCGCGACCTCGGCGCGCTCGACGCGGAGGGGCGGCTCACCGACGAAGGCAAGGCGTTGCGCGCCCTGCCGCTGCCGCCGCGCCTCGCCCGCATGATCCTGGACGCGGCGCGGCATGGCGAGGCCGAGCGGGCGGCGGAACTGGCGATTCTGCTCTCGGAGCGGGGCCTCGGGGGCGCAGACGCCGATCTATCGCACCGCCTAGAGCGGATGCAGAGAGATGGGTCCAAACGGGCGCGGGAGGCAAGACGACTTGCGGCGAACTGGGCGCGTCTGGCCAAAGCGGCTCTGCCCCCGCCGCAAACTCCAGCGGTCGGCGCGGGAGGGCCGGGGCGGGGGCTCTCCGAAGGCGCGCTCATCGCCCTCGCTTTTCCCGACCGCATCGCCAAATCGCGCGGCAATAAAGGCGACTTCCTCATGGCCAATGGCCGCGCCGCGAGCCTTCCGGTCGAGGACCCGCTGTCGCGCGCGCCTTTTCTCGCCATTGCGGAACTCACCGGCCGCGCCGCGCAGGCGCGCATCCTCGCCGCCTGTGCGCTCGATGCGGAGGAGGTGGAGAAGATCGGCGCGGGGACAATTGAGTTTCGAGACGAGACGGTCTTCGAAGCCGCGAGCGCCAGCCTCCGGCGCCGCCGCTTCCGCCGGCTCGGCGCCATTCGCTTGAGCGAACAGAACCTTCCCGTGGAGCCGAACGAGGATGGCGCCCGGGCGCTGGCGCGCGGGATTGCGCAGCTCGCAATCTCGCGCCTGCCGTGGACGAAGGGCCAGGCGCAGCTGCGCGACCGCGTAGCGTTTCTGCGCCGGGCGGAGGGCGCGGAATGGCCGGACCTTTCCGATCTGGCGCTGGCGTCATGCGCCGAGGACTGGCTTGCGCCCTTTATCATGGGCCGCGGGGGGCTCGCCGACATTACGCCGGGCGACCTCGACGCGGCGCTGGCCGCGTTGCTGCCATACGAGATGATGCGTCGCCTGGACGCCGAAGCGCCCGCGCATTTCGAAACGCCCGCGGGCGCGCGCCACGCGCTCGATTACGCCGCGCCCAACGGCCCGCTGCTCTCTGTGCGCGTGCAGGAGCTCTACGGCCTCGCGCAGCATCCCACGCTCGCGCGCGGCCGCGCGCCGCTCACCCTCGAACTGCTCTCGCCGGCGCATCGGCCGATTCAGACGACCCGCGATCTGCCGAGCTTCTGGGCCGGCTCCTGGCGCGACGTGAAGAAGGAAATGAAAGGACGCTATCCGCGCCACCTCTGGCCGGACGATCCCGCCCAAGCGGCTCCGACCACGCGCGCAAAACAGCGCCCGGCTTGA
- a CDS encoding Tim44-like domain-containing protein yields MLRFLAQKRGSLISLLFAALLALAPAIAEARMGGGGSFGSRGSRSWSAPPSTRTAPGMASPFERSDTPRSGYGMGQPGLNNPAFGGSSFGRGLLGGLAGGLLGAGLLGMLTGNGFFGGIGGFMSFIGVLMQIALIVFLARMAFAWWQRRNAPAGASPQGSTFSFTGGAPFGGRAGGAGPFGFGGGAGQQRPSTTPIKVAPEDFNAFERLLGASQAAYSREDMGALRAIATPEMVRHFDEELEANRRKGLINRVTDVKLLQGDLSEAWREGADEYATVAMRFALNDVLEDRSTGKPAPGSQGPSEATEVWTFRRPAGAGPQGWKLSAIQQAA; encoded by the coding sequence ATGTTGCGGTTTCTTGCGCAAAAGCGCGGATCGCTGATTTCATTGCTTTTTGCGGCGCTGCTGGCGCTGGCGCCGGCCATCGCCGAGGCGCGTATGGGCGGGGGCGGCAGTTTCGGCAGCCGCGGCTCGCGAAGCTGGTCTGCGCCGCCGTCGACCCGCACCGCGCCGGGAATGGCCTCGCCCTTCGAGCGCAGCGACACGCCGCGCTCAGGCTATGGCATGGGCCAGCCGGGCTTGAACAACCCGGCCTTTGGCGGTTCGTCCTTCGGCCGCGGTCTGCTCGGCGGCCTCGCCGGCGGTCTGCTCGGCGCGGGCCTTCTCGGCATGCTGACGGGCAACGGCTTTTTCGGCGGCATCGGCGGCTTCATGTCCTTCATCGGCGTCCTGATGCAGATCGCCCTGATCGTCTTCCTGGCGCGCATGGCCTTCGCCTGGTGGCAGCGGCGCAACGCGCCGGCGGGAGCCAGCCCGCAAGGCTCGACCTTCTCCTTCACCGGCGGCGCGCCCTTCGGCGGCCGCGCGGGCGGGGCGGGGCCGTTCGGCTTCGGCGGCGGAGCGGGCCAGCAGCGCCCGTCGACGACGCCGATCAAGGTCGCGCCGGAGGACTTCAACGCCTTTGAGCGCCTGCTCGGCGCGTCGCAGGCGGCCTATAGCCGCGAGGATATGGGCGCGCTGCGCGCCATTGCGACGCCGGAAATGGTCCGCCATTTCGACGAGGAGCTCGAGGCCAACCGCCGCAAGGGGCTGATCAACCGCGTCACCGACGTGAAGCTGCTGCAGGGCGACCTCTCGGAAGCTTGGCGCGAGGGCGCGGACGAATATGCGACCGTCGCCATGCGCTTCGCGCTCAACGACGTGCTGGAGGACCGTTCGACGGGCAAGCCCGCGCCCGGCTCTCAGGGCCCCTCCGAGGCGACCGAGGTCTGGACCTTCCGTCGCCCCGCGGGCGCTGGTCCGCAGGGCTGGAAGCTGTCGGCGATCCAGCAGGCGGCGTAA
- a CDS encoding thymidylate synthase, which yields MRPYLDLLDTILRDGVRKEDRTGTGTLSIFGHQMRFDLSKGFPLVTTKRLHLKSVIHELLWFLKGDTNIEYLKANGVTIWDEWADEKGDLGPVYGSQWRAWPTPTGETIDQIAWLVEEIRRNPFSRRLIVTAWNPAEIDKMALAPCHCLFQFHVAEIDGHKRLSCQLYQRSADVFLGVPFNIASYALLTHMVAQVTGCVAGDFVHSFGDAHLYLNHLEQARLQLTRAPRPLPRLALNPAVGSIFDFRYDDITIEGYDPCPAIPAPIAV from the coding sequence ATGCGCCCCTATCTCGACCTGCTCGACACGATCCTGCGCGACGGCGTGCGCAAAGAGGACCGAACGGGGACGGGCACGCTCTCGATCTTCGGCCATCAGATGCGCTTCGACCTGTCGAAGGGCTTTCCGCTCGTCACCACCAAGCGGTTGCATCTCAAGTCGGTGATCCACGAGCTCCTGTGGTTTCTGAAGGGCGACACCAATATCGAGTATCTGAAGGCCAACGGCGTCACCATCTGGGACGAATGGGCCGACGAAAAAGGCGATCTCGGCCCGGTCTATGGGAGCCAATGGCGCGCCTGGCCCACTCCGACCGGAGAGACGATCGACCAGATCGCCTGGCTCGTCGAGGAGATCCGGCGCAATCCCTTCTCGCGCCGGCTCATCGTCACCGCCTGGAACCCGGCGGAAATCGACAAAATGGCGCTCGCGCCCTGCCACTGCCTGTTCCAGTTCCATGTCGCCGAGATCGACGGGCATAAGCGGCTTTCCTGCCAGCTCTATCAGCGCTCCGCCGACGTTTTCCTGGGCGTCCCCTTCAATATTGCGAGCTATGCCCTTCTGACCCATATGGTGGCGCAGGTGACGGGCTGCGTCGCAGGCGATTTCGTTCACAGTTTCGGCGACGCCCATCTCTACCTCAACCATCTGGAGCAGGCGCGGCTGCAACTCACCCGCGCGCCGAGACCCCTGCCCCGGCTGGCGCTCAACCCCGCCGTCGGCTCGATCTTCGACTTCCGCTACGACGACATTACGATCGAGGGCTATGACCCCTGCCCGGCCATTCCCGCCCCCATCGCCGTCTGA
- a CDS encoding dihydrofolate reductase, with protein sequence MNPKLVAVVARAQNGVIGVGNGLPWRLSTDLKRYKARTWGRPMIMGRRTWDSIGRPLPGRESVVVTRRPDFDAPGAHVASTIEESLELARRIAIRMGSDEIIVAGGEEIYRALLDQIAMIELTEVDLDIPGDAHFPLLHPTDWEEIARESPPRSERDEADFAFVTLLRRGGGKIK encoded by the coding sequence ATGAACCCGAAACTCGTCGCCGTGGTGGCTCGCGCGCAAAATGGGGTGATCGGCGTCGGCAATGGCCTCCCCTGGCGGCTTTCCACCGATTTGAAGCGCTACAAGGCGCGGACCTGGGGCCGGCCGATGATCATGGGCCGCCGGACCTGGGACTCGATCGGCCGGCCACTCCCCGGCCGGGAGAGCGTCGTCGTCACCCGCCGCCCCGATTTCGACGCCCCCGGCGCTCATGTCGCCAGCACCATTGAAGAATCGCTCGAACTGGCGCGCCGAATCGCAATCCGTATGGGGTCGGACGAAATCATCGTGGCGGGAGGAGAGGAAATCTACCGCGCCCTGCTCGACCAAATTGCGATGATCGAACTCACCGAGGTTGACCTCGACATTCCGGGCGACGCGCATTTTCCCCTGCTCCACCCCACGGATTGGGAGGAAATCGCACGGGAAAGCCCCCCGCGCAGCGAAAGGGACGAGGCCGACTTCGCTTTCGTAACCCTCCTCCGGCGAGGCGGCGGGAAGATAAAATAA
- a CDS encoding phage integrase central domain-containing protein — translation MAGQVRGKDRLSARFVATAPPGEHHDGGGLYLVVSPTGARSWLYRFHHDGKRRFMGLGSFADVTLAQARDLRDEARRVRNAGRNPIDERRAARQAQAGRKTFGEVAGELLAAKAPEWTNSKHAEQWRSALVTGAAALSPLPVEEIDTEAVLAVLRPVWHEKPESASRLRQRIEAVLAYAAAHGMRSGPNPAAWRGHLEHLLAKRVGGEQGHHAALPYAEVPGFVARLRAIDTVSARALEFAILTAARSGEVYGALWPEIDSNARLWVVPAVRMKTRREHRVPLVPRALDILDEMQALRASEYVFRGRRRGRPLSHVAMANVIERMGIAGATPHGFRSAFRDWAGDHTAFPREVAEAALSHIIGNKAEQAYRRGSALEKRRELMTAWAHFLEA, via the coding sequence TTGGCGGGTCAGGTGCGGGGCAAGGACAGGCTCAGCGCTCGCTTCGTGGCGACGGCTCCGCCCGGCGAGCACCATGACGGCGGCGGGCTCTATCTTGTGGTATCTCCCACTGGCGCGCGCTCTTGGCTCTATCGCTTCCACCATGACGGCAAACGCCGCTTTATGGGACTCGGCTCATTTGCTGATGTGACACTCGCGCAGGCCCGTGACCTGCGCGACGAGGCCCGCAGGGTCCGCAACGCCGGCCGCAATCCGATCGATGAGCGCCGAGCCGCGCGGCAAGCGCAGGCCGGGCGCAAGACCTTTGGTGAGGTTGCCGGCGAACTTCTCGCGGCCAAGGCGCCCGAATGGACCAACTCCAAGCACGCGGAGCAATGGCGCTCGGCGCTTGTGACGGGCGCGGCGGCACTGTCCCCCCTGCCCGTCGAGGAAATCGACACAGAGGCAGTCCTCGCTGTCCTGCGGCCTGTCTGGCACGAGAAGCCCGAAAGCGCCTCCCGCCTTCGCCAGCGCATTGAGGCCGTGCTCGCCTACGCCGCCGCGCATGGGATGCGCTCCGGTCCTAACCCTGCAGCGTGGCGCGGCCATTTAGAGCACTTGCTGGCCAAGCGCGTGGGGGGAGAGCAAGGTCATCACGCGGCCCTTCCGTATGCGGAAGTTCCGGGCTTCGTCGCCCGGCTCCGCGCCATCGATACAGTCTCAGCCCGAGCGCTGGAATTTGCGATCCTGACGGCCGCGCGCTCCGGAGAGGTATATGGCGCCCTCTGGCCCGAAATAGATTCGAACGCGCGGCTGTGGGTCGTTCCGGCTGTCAGGATGAAAACCCGGCGCGAGCATCGCGTTCCGCTGGTCCCTCGCGCCCTCGATATCTTGGACGAAATGCAGGCTTTACGCGCGTCGGAATACGTATTCAGAGGCAGGAGGCGCGGAAGGCCGCTTTCACACGTTGCGATGGCCAACGTTATCGAACGCATGGGTATTGCCGGAGCGACGCCACATGGATTCCGAAGCGCTTTTCGGGATTGGGCCGGGGACCATACCGCGTTCCCCCGAGAAGTCGCCGAGGCAGCGCTTTCGCACATCATTGGGAACAAAGCAGAGCAGGCTTACAGGCGTGGCTCCGCGCTCGAAAAGAGGCGCGAGCTAATGACCGCATGGGCGCACTTTTTGGAAGCATGA
- a CDS encoding phage tail length tape measure family protein — protein MATEKVVSEIELLFRTQNADGAIASTERFTKAQESAARSLNTVARAHDENYKLTQEIVRQERLLERARAQGLEKTTAYAAAVERLDAMHRRLNGAMNDNAKATGLARHELINLGRQAQDVAVSLAGGQSPLTVLAQQGSQVFDVLSSSKAGVGGALKSLGENLLGLVTPGRVATGGLLAGFAALEYGISRAQSALADLGRAQETSGVGASRVLAARGVGAGVGLDSKGVQGALDQANQQFEKFKLGSGEVRSALEKIDGRFVLLGERAKTTGEFIEFVGEKIRELSREEGLDLAKRLFGDDAGAKFYESLRNGELAMKALDEAAQKTGVSFADGPAKAALDMQREIERAAELSDQKLFAAFGRLSSPLQGVSLLWQEIKGGIADAAIAATEFYNAIRDGGKMAGPVAGAQGRSIDQYMADNNLNGPGLPEWRPGSVGMPGVPVGMGATQRAFTAWNNDGLGPMERKKKRGSGRHAKTDEERAADNYANVTRDLEHQLSLAQAIGDANDAVALKVKIENEQHKIGVAATKEQKDNVAALVTKIDEAEKAQKKLNEQAKAFNEAYSSVAGSLSGGFKEILKGGKPGDVLKKGLDFAGDNILDAALTGSGPFAKIMGTEGKDGAVGGIFGEIVKALHLGAERKTQTMNVQAASVNVVGGDGLGDIGSGMGKAVSGAADFFSKLLPFADGGVMTSRGALPLNRYAGGGVANKPQLALFGEGAGPEAFVPLPDGRSIPVSMQGGPQSGGNVYISNYSGADVQAEQKPNGDWEIMIDRKIAENNARLPSMMRDHMRREV, from the coding sequence ATGGCAACCGAAAAGGTCGTCTCCGAAATCGAACTCCTTTTTCGCACGCAAAATGCGGATGGGGCGATCGCGTCGACCGAGAGGTTCACCAAGGCCCAGGAGAGCGCGGCGCGCTCGCTGAATACCGTCGCGCGCGCCCATGACGAAAATTACAAGCTGACGCAGGAGATCGTTAGGCAGGAACGCTTGCTCGAGCGCGCGCGCGCCCAGGGCTTGGAAAAGACGACCGCATATGCTGCGGCTGTCGAGCGCCTCGATGCGATGCATCGCCGGCTCAATGGCGCAATGAACGACAATGCGAAGGCGACCGGGCTTGCGCGCCACGAGCTGATCAACCTCGGCCGCCAAGCGCAGGACGTCGCGGTCTCCCTTGCCGGCGGCCAGTCGCCTTTGACGGTTCTGGCTCAGCAGGGCTCCCAGGTTTTCGATGTGCTGTCATCGAGCAAGGCGGGGGTCGGCGGGGCGCTGAAAAGCCTCGGAGAGAACCTCCTCGGTCTCGTAACGCCGGGGCGCGTGGCGACCGGCGGCCTGCTCGCCGGCTTCGCGGCGCTCGAATATGGGATTAGCCGAGCACAGAGCGCCCTTGCGGACCTGGGGCGGGCTCAGGAGACAAGCGGGGTTGGCGCGTCCCGCGTGCTAGCCGCGCGCGGGGTTGGCGCGGGCGTTGGGCTGGACAGCAAGGGGGTTCAAGGGGCGCTGGATCAGGCCAACCAGCAATTCGAGAAATTCAAGCTCGGGTCCGGCGAGGTCCGATCGGCGCTGGAAAAGATCGACGGGCGCTTCGTGCTGCTCGGGGAGCGCGCGAAGACCACGGGCGAGTTCATTGAATTTGTCGGGGAGAAAATCCGCGAGCTGTCCCGAGAAGAAGGGCTGGATCTCGCCAAGCGGCTGTTTGGCGATGACGCCGGCGCAAAGTTCTATGAGAGCTTGCGCAATGGCGAGCTGGCCATGAAGGCCCTGGACGAGGCCGCGCAAAAGACCGGGGTTTCGTTCGCGGACGGTCCGGCGAAGGCCGCCCTGGATATGCAGCGCGAGATTGAGAGGGCGGCCGAGCTGTCCGATCAGAAGCTGTTCGCCGCGTTCGGGCGCTTGTCGAGCCCTCTGCAGGGCGTGTCGCTTCTCTGGCAAGAGATCAAGGGCGGGATTGCCGACGCGGCGATTGCGGCCACTGAGTTCTACAATGCGATCCGCGACGGCGGGAAGATGGCCGGGCCCGTCGCCGGCGCGCAGGGCCGCTCGATCGACCAGTATATGGCCGACAATAATCTGAACGGGCCTGGCCTCCCCGAGTGGCGGCCTGGGTCGGTTGGAATGCCGGGCGTTCCGGTTGGGATGGGCGCGACGCAGCGCGCCTTCACGGCTTGGAATAACGACGGCCTGGGCCCGATGGAGCGGAAGAAGAAGCGCGGGTCGGGCCGCCATGCGAAGACAGACGAGGAGCGCGCGGCCGATAATTACGCCAATGTGACGCGCGACCTCGAGCACCAATTGTCGCTGGCCCAGGCGATCGGCGACGCGAACGATGCCGTCGCCCTGAAGGTCAAAATTGAGAACGAGCAACACAAGATCGGCGTCGCCGCGACCAAAGAGCAGAAGGACAACGTGGCCGCTCTTGTGACGAAGATCGATGAGGCCGAGAAAGCTCAAAAGAAGCTGAACGAACAGGCGAAAGCCTTCAATGAGGCCTACAGCTCCGTAGCCGGTTCACTCTCCGGCGGCTTCAAGGAAATCTTGAAGGGCGGCAAGCCCGGCGACGTCTTGAAGAAGGGGCTCGACTTCGCCGGCGATAACATCCTCGACGCCGCGCTGACGGGCTCCGGGCCGTTCGCCAAGATCATGGGGACGGAAGGGAAAGACGGCGCCGTTGGCGGCATCTTCGGCGAGATCGTCAAGGCGCTCCATCTCGGCGCCGAGCGGAAGACGCAGACCATGAATGTCCAAGCTGCAAGCGTCAATGTCGTCGGCGGTGACGGCCTAGGCGACATTGGCAGCGGCATGGGGAAGGCCGTCAGCGGGGCCGCCGATTTCTTCTCGAAGTTATTGCCATTTGCGGACGGCGGCGTCATGACGTCGAGGGGGGCTCTGCCGCTCAACCGATATGCCGGCGGCGGCGTGGCGAACAAGCCGCAGCTAGCGTTGTTCGGGGAAGGCGCGGGCCCCGAGGCCTTCGTTCCGCTGCCCGACGGGCGCTCTATCCCGGTCTCGATGCAGGGCGGGCCGCAGAGCGGCGGCAATGTCTATATCTCCAATTATTCCGGCGCTGATGTTCAGGCCGAGCAAAAACCTAATGGCGATTGGGAAATCATGATCGACCGGAAGATCGCGGAGAATAATGCGCGGCTCCCTTCGATGATGCGCGATCACATGCGGAGAGAGGTTTGA
- a CDS encoding helix-turn-helix transcriptional regulator: protein MIPAQSRAARELLGLTQEHLADMADLSLSTIQEFENGRSVDECLVATIEVALEAAGVEFRDDNGELCVCLKKRQ from the coding sequence ATGATACCAGCACAATCGCGCGCGGCCAGAGAGCTCCTTGGATTGACCCAAGAGCATTTGGCCGACATGGCCGACCTAAGCCTTTCTACCATTCAGGAATTCGAAAACGGACGTTCGGTTGATGAATGCTTGGTAGCGACTATCGAAGTCGCCCTTGAGGCGGCCGGCGTTGAATTCCGGGACGACAACGGAGAGCTCTGCGTCTGCCTTAAGAAACGCCAGTGA
- a CDS encoding helix-turn-helix transcriptional regulator, producing MNKARLTGRQIAAARTLVGMTQPELAERANISTPTLKRIEAAVGPAPGYANNLAAIRAALEAAGVIFVDENGEGPGVRLRKARQDNAAPTTIPLDELNAENDE from the coding sequence ATGAATAAGGCGAGGCTCACGGGACGGCAAATAGCAGCGGCCAGAACGCTTGTCGGCATGACGCAGCCGGAGCTGGCCGAAAGAGCGAATATCTCCACCCCGACGCTGAAGCGTATAGAGGCGGCGGTTGGTCCCGCCCCCGGGTATGCCAACAACCTGGCCGCCATCCGCGCCGCCCTGGAGGCCGCCGGCGTGATCTTTGTGGATGAAAACGGGGAAGGGCCGGGCGTGCGGCTAAGGAAGGCCCGTCAGGACAACGCAGCCCCGACGACGATCCCGCTCGACGAGCTCAACGCCGAGAACGACGAGTAG
- a CDS encoding cold-shock protein, whose product MATGTVKWFNAQKGFGFIQPDAGGADVFVHISAVERAGLAGLQEGQKVDYEVMVDRRSGKNSADQLKAV is encoded by the coding sequence ATGGCAACTGGCACCGTGAAATGGTTCAACGCCCAGAAGGGCTTCGGCTTCATTCAGCCTGATGCAGGAGGCGCTGACGTTTTCGTCCACATTAGCGCTGTCGAGCGCGCCGGCTTGGCCGGTCTGCAGGAAGGACAGAAGGTCGATTACGAGGTCATGGTAGACCGACGCAGCGGCAAAAACTCAGCTGATCAGCTAAAGGCGGTCTAA
- a CDS encoding SDR family NAD(P)-dependent oxidoreductase, producing the protein MRNVIVTGASRGLGLAISRRLIEDGFHVTAVARKESDALRDLMEEKDGALSFAAFDLSQLDAIPAFALALKKRFGAPYGLVNNAGLGTQGLLATMHNSEIETLLRINLTAPIMLSKYVLRQMMSASAGRIVNVSSIIASTGYNGLSVYAATKAGLIGFTKSLSREAGRVGVTINAVAPGFIETEMTAELDSADRARIAARAALRRLAAPEDVANAVSYLLDEKARNVTGTVLTVDAGATA; encoded by the coding sequence ATGCGGAACGTCATCGTCACCGGCGCCAGCCGCGGCCTCGGGCTCGCCATATCCCGGCGGCTGATCGAAGACGGCTTTCACGTGACGGCCGTCGCCCGCAAGGAGAGCGACGCCTTGCGCGACTTGATGGAGGAAAAAGACGGCGCCTTATCCTTCGCCGCGTTCGACCTTTCGCAGCTCGACGCGATCCCGGCTTTCGCGCTTGCCCTGAAGAAGCGCTTCGGCGCGCCTTACGGGCTCGTCAACAACGCGGGCCTGGGTACGCAAGGCCTTCTCGCCACCATGCACAATTCCGAAATCGAGACGCTCCTCCGCATCAATTTGACGGCGCCGATCATGTTGAGCAAATACGTATTGAGGCAAATGATGTCCGCGAGCGCGGGGCGGATCGTGAACGTTTCTTCGATCATTGCGTCGACCGGATACAATGGCCTGTCCGTCTATGCCGCCACCAAGGCCGGGTTGATCGGTTTCACGAAATCACTGTCGCGAGAAGCCGGGCGCGTAGGCGTCACCATCAATGCGGTGGCGCCTGGTTTCATCGAGACCGAAATGACGGCGGAACTCGACTCCGCGGATCGCGCGAGGATCGCGGCGCGCGCTGCGCTGCGGCGTCTCGCGGCGCCGGAGGACGTCGCCAATGCGGTGTCTTATCTGCTCGACGAAAAAGCTCGCAATGTGACCGGGACCGTGCTCACGGTCGACGCGGGCGCGACCGCTTGA